The following are encoded together in the Alteromonas gilva genome:
- a CDS encoding glycoside hydrolase family 43 protein, whose protein sequence is MVLTACQPEQQQKVEVESPQSPKTAQSGPSQIVKSGLAEPLVEHIYTADPSAHVFNDRLYIYPSHDVESGIPQNDNGDHFDMRDYHILSMDDVGGEVTDHGVALSVDDIPWAGRQLWAPDAAEKDGKYYLYFPLKDKNDVFHIGAAVSDVPEGPFTPEPEPIAGSYSMDPAVYKDDDGEYYMYFGGIWGGQLQRYEGGTYNPEDVYPPDDAPAVKPRIAKMADDMLSFAETPKEIELLDKDGTPILQGDNDRRFFEAAWVHKYEGTYYFSYSTGDTHKIVYATGDNPYGPFTYQGVILEPVLGWTNHHSIAKFKGKWYLFYHDSSLSGGQTHLRSVKMTELTYNPDGTIVTIDPYLEQK, encoded by the coding sequence ATGGTGCTTACAGCGTGTCAGCCGGAACAACAACAAAAAGTTGAAGTCGAAAGTCCTCAATCACCCAAAACTGCTCAAAGCGGGCCAAGCCAGATTGTAAAAAGTGGCCTGGCCGAACCGTTAGTAGAGCACATTTACACGGCTGATCCTTCGGCTCATGTGTTTAACGATCGATTGTATATCTACCCCTCACACGATGTGGAGTCAGGTATCCCACAAAATGACAATGGCGATCATTTTGATATGCGCGATTACCATATTCTGAGCATGGATGACGTAGGTGGCGAAGTTACCGATCATGGTGTGGCGCTGTCAGTTGACGACATTCCGTGGGCAGGCCGCCAGCTCTGGGCGCCGGATGCCGCAGAGAAAGACGGAAAGTATTACTTATACTTCCCGTTGAAAGACAAAAACGATGTGTTCCACATCGGTGCAGCAGTCAGTGACGTACCTGAAGGCCCGTTTACACCTGAGCCTGAACCAATTGCTGGCAGCTACAGCATGGATCCGGCGGTGTATAAAGATGACGACGGCGAGTACTACATGTATTTCGGCGGTATCTGGGGCGGTCAGTTACAACGTTACGAAGGCGGCACCTACAACCCTGAAGACGTATATCCGCCAGACGATGCGCCTGCAGTAAAACCACGCATAGCGAAAATGGCTGACGACATGCTGTCATTCGCCGAAACACCAAAAGAAATTGAACTACTCGACAAAGATGGCACACCGATTTTACAAGGTGATAATGATCGTCGTTTCTTTGAAGCTGCGTGGGTGCACAAGTACGAAGGTACCTACTATTTTTCTTACTCGACTGGTGACACACATAAAATCGTGTATGCCACGGGCGACAACCCTTACGGACCTTTTACCTATCAGGGCGTCATACTCGAGCCTGTGTTAGGGTGGACTAACCATCACTCTATCGCCAAATTTAAAGGGAAATGGTATCTGTTCTATCACGATAGCTCACTATCCGGCGGCCAAACTCACCTGCGTAGCGTGAAAATGACCGAACTTACTTATAATCCGGATGGCACTATTGTCACCATCGATCCCTACCT